In Chlorogloeopsis sp. ULAP01, the following are encoded in one genomic region:
- a CDS encoding sulfite exporter TauE/SafE family protein: MNILEFSLLVWLGAFSAGFVGALTGLGGGVVIVPLLTSVFGVDIRYAVGASLVSVIATSAGAASTYIKKGFANLHLGMFLEVATTIGAIAGALMATFVSVKALTIVLVIVLLYSAYLSGQPKLENPENDITDPLADYLQLNGTYPTPEGVMSYQVHAIPAGFAVMLVAGAISGLLGIGSGAFKVLAMDQIMRIPFKVSTTTSNFMIGVTAAASAGVYLARGYIDPGLSMPVMLGILPGAFLGARVLVGAKTQILRIVFSLVLVSMAAKMVYQNLAGGI, translated from the coding sequence TTGAACATCCTAGAATTTTCTTTATTAGTGTGGCTGGGAGCTTTCAGTGCGGGCTTTGTTGGGGCATTGACAGGCTTAGGAGGAGGAGTTGTCATTGTCCCTTTGCTAACTTCTGTATTTGGTGTTGATATTCGCTATGCTGTAGGCGCTTCACTCGTTTCTGTCATTGCTACAAGTGCTGGTGCAGCCTCAACTTATATTAAAAAAGGCTTTGCGAATCTACATTTGGGAATGTTTTTAGAAGTTGCAACAACTATTGGGGCGATCGCTGGTGCTTTGATGGCGACGTTCGTGTCTGTCAAAGCATTAACTATTGTCTTGGTAATTGTTCTACTTTACTCTGCTTATCTTTCAGGGCAACCTAAGTTAGAAAATCCAGAAAACGACATAACCGATCCTCTTGCTGATTATCTCCAACTCAACGGTACTTATCCCACACCTGAAGGTGTGATGTCTTACCAAGTTCATGCTATACCAGCTGGATTTGCCGTGATGTTGGTTGCTGGTGCAATTTCTGGGTTACTGGGAATTGGTTCAGGAGCGTTTAAAGTTTTAGCAATGGATCAAATTATGCGTATCCCCTTCAAAGTTTCGACTACCACAAGCAATTTTATGATTGGTGTTACCGCCGCAGCATCAGCAGGAGTTTATCTCGCCCGTGGTTATATTGATCCAGGGTTATCTATGCCAGTCATGTTAGGAATATTACCTGGTGCTTTTTTAGGAGCAAGAGTTCTGGTAGGTGCAAAGACACAGATATTAAGAATTGTCTTTAGTCTGGTGTTGGTATCAATGGCTGCGAAAATGGTTTATCAAAATCTCGCTGGAGGAATCTAA
- a CDS encoding DUF1634 domain-containing protein, whose translation MFKLNSNQLSTSVQSDSRVITLPLQLQNANSDINALTKPSLETTDIYVDTENQQSQIIQNLHLLNILLSNLLKYGVLLASSMVLFGGILYLLQHGAEPVDYQFFHGEPSELRSPTGVVTAVLSGSRCGIIQLGLLVLIATPILRVVVSLLVFVKQRNWIYVTITTLVLTALIYSLVGAYY comes from the coding sequence ATGTTTAAATTAAATTCTAATCAGTTGTCAACCTCTGTACAGTCAGATAGTCGAGTTATTACCTTACCATTGCAGCTACAAAATGCTAACTCTGACATCAATGCATTAACTAAGCCAAGTCTTGAAACTACAGACATCTATGTTGACACTGAAAATCAACAATCGCAGATTATACAGAATTTACATCTACTCAATATCTTATTGAGTAATCTGCTGAAATATGGTGTTTTGCTTGCTAGTAGTATGGTTTTGTTTGGTGGCATACTCTATTTATTACAACATGGGGCTGAACCTGTTGATTATCAATTTTTTCACGGTGAACCATCCGAGTTGCGTTCTCCCACTGGTGTTGTAACAGCTGTTTTGTCTGGTAGTCGTTGTGGCATAATTCAGCTGGGATTGTTAGTGCTAATAGCTACGCCAATTTTGCGGGTAGTAGTTTCTCTGCTAGTTTTTGTTAAACAACGCAACTGGATTTACGTAACAATTACCACTTTAGTACTAACTGCTTTAATTTATAGTCTTGTAGGAGCTTACTATTAA